TTTAGTCCAAAACTCAACACAGcttataatttcttttatttttaatagaaaataaacattgcaaaaaagttattaaattataaagcGATAAACTAAGTAAGttgcataaataaaaaatcatactCTAAGCTTGTTATCCTTTTTAGGACTATAACCATCAACTGTTCCTATGCATCTTTTTCCTTTATATTCCTTGCAGATAAAGAGTCCCACAAATTGATAAGGCTCGTAAGGTTCAGTTTCAGTcgcattttttctttttgaattccATGGTCTGTACTTTGTTTCCGCTTCTTTATTTGtctgaaatatataaaaaaatattcattaaaattaacatatagtaaattttatgttaaaaaaatgataaaaataaaacatgtataAAATCCATCCAATGAATGTATATTTTAGtgattaattttaatcaaatggaTTCAAGAACGTACGGAGTTTGTAGCAGATTTTGACTTCCCTTTCTTTTTACTCTCTTCAATATCCTTGACAGCACTGTTTGAAGATGTAAAACCTtcaacaataaaagaaaatcaGTTTTAGAAATTAGTATGATTAAATTTacattatataaatacataGTTTAATGGAGATAGATTGTTGGTGTGAATTAGTTTTTCGAGTTTCACGGATATTCACTAAGAACTGATCATATTGGCACAAAAATCTATATTGTgccattatttttcaaatatccAAAAGTTATCTGATTCGTATTGAACATAATTATAAAACTAGTTTATACTCTtgtacaaaaaaacaaaaaaactagttTCCATTGTTGCAtcttccattttctcaaatatatatatacatatatcataacatGCATACACgcacatatatatgtatacatatatacattaaCAATATACTTTTACAACAATGATGTCcctaatattttctttaaaaaaatgatgtcCCTAATATTGTGACCTCTAAGTTAATAATCATATATCTTTTAATTCTTTGTACTATAAATATGTAAAATCCATTTTattgtaaacaaaaattaaaaatttgaggATTATAAATGGAATGAAGTGTTTTTTCCCATGTCAATCAACTGATGCCTTTTTTTTCatggattaataaaaaaaactaacaggTTCAaggattataaaaaaattgttatgtcattttattatatttttaaaaaatatagttaaattaacaaaactattatttaatttttagttatttaaaatagtagaacttaattttattttatttttgtcaaaactaAGTGGGTGTAGGTAGCTAGCTTACTCCTTAATGTTTTTTGGTGGAAGTAAGTTagccacacacacacacacacatatatatatatatatgaatgtgTATTTTGGACAAAAACACAATTTACTTTACTATCattatttgcattttttaaatCATGCATGTCTTTTTTAGAAATGTGTAATTATGTTCTCTTAAAGTAAATTGAATTAAACCCATTGGTCTATTACATATTTTGATGTTCATTTATAaatgtgcaaatatatgttctcttaaagtaaaatatttcaacgttcacaaatcaaaattttctctTACTTGAGATATCCTTCCTCTTGTTGTTTGAAGTGGATGCCTCCCCAAGTGcaacaatcaaaatatcattctcTGAGCTATTGCTACAATCATAAACATTTCATCatcaataaatatagatatttataacaaataaaaaaaagcaaaaactatttatatggcCCTAATGGATAAATTGATAGAATCCAACATCAAGAGAGgtgtttgtttatatttttttataataccttGATTGTATTGGTGGTACTTGTTGAGGCCCACATATATCTTCCTTATTTGTAAGATTTTTCAAAACTTCTCCAGGTTCCAAATACTCCACTCGGTCATCATTATGGTAGAAAACCTAAATAtccaaataaataatattaatgaacAGGTTATTAATATAGTTTATAGTAAAATCAACAACTTGTAGGAAATTTAAATACCAATTTGCTaactaacattttatttaaagttttaaaaatttataatttataaataagaaaaagttaattttgatacaaTGCCATTATATGTTTCAAATTGTGGATTGTATCATGGTATGTGGCCTAAATATTGGATTGTAGCAGTGCCTACAACCACACCGTGTCCTAATTGAATTGATATTGTAAATTAGATTTGGATTTTATGAAGACATGGTTGGACAAGGCGGCAGTTAATGAAGATGAGCCTTTTTCCTTGGTCCTTTCTAAGTCTCAGAAGAAGAAGCTAAAGAAACAAGTTAAGGCTAGTTATCAAACCCGATCACAGGGTGCTCTCCCAACTTCTCAATGAATTTTATCTATTGGAACATTCGGGGGATCGGTAACAATGATTCCTGAGTAGCTCTTACTTACATTTTGGTTTAATTCCTATTATGACTGCTCCTCTGTCAGTTGATTTTGCAAGAGTTTGACATGGGCTTCTCAACTTTAGATTTCTGTAGCCTTGTCTagtcttttcttttttccgtttatttttatttcggAGGGTCTTGGACTAGTCCCCCCTCTATTGTacataaatttccttttttttttttttaataatattacgtATTGTAAAGGCGATAGAGGATGGGGGTTTCTGTTGGGTGTCAACCTAGTTGGAATGCTTCAGACTCGCCCGGATACCTAACCTTTCTCTTggcctttataaaaaaaaaaagagtaaaaagtGCACCCAAGGGGATGCAACGCCGTGGTTAACACATCCACAACCATGATATTATCATGTGGTTAGTGTAAAATGTTTACAAAGTCAACAAATCTTAATGTGACGTTATTAGTAGATattattaaagtaaaaaaaaaggttattaaaatcaacaaattttaaaaatataaccaTTATTATTGGTTGTTGGTGTAAATTATCCTTACAATACTACTTGagtttatatgaatttaattcttttttttttgtcaagtagctagtaatttatctttttaagatgaataaatgggGGTCCGGGGTTGGAACCCCGACCCTTGcttaaattatgcaatgttcatACCAATTGAGTTATGCTCACAAGGACATATGAATTTAATCCTAATAATGTAAAAATTGATTATGTAAACAGACATGTAATTAAGATATAAATTAActtaaagaaaaatgtataataattaATGCATGCATCACAATTGatcattttcataaaaatgaaagaactCATACCTCAAATAGATTCATGGAGGGCATGTAGTTTTTGACAGTCCCAAAAGCTTTAACCCTTTCAAATTCCTTGCAGATGTTACGACCTATTATACTTTTAGGCTCAGGAacatctttatcttttttacGACTGTCATTTGGTTGAACTCCATGTGTATCCTATGCAAAGATATCATGAACAATTTCTTACaagtaattaatttaattcattgttTTGGAAAATTGGGTGCATATTGTAAACCAACTGAACCAAAACCATCTCAACTTAGAAAAGTTAAACTGAAATTGAGGGATCGAATCCACACAtataatagaagaaaaaaaagcaaagacaagaagaataacaaataaagtaaaaaaataataatttaaattctcTATACCAAagataataaagaaaatgtacAATATTGAATATGTAAATTTTAGTActtatttttcatcaaaatcatgcaAGAAAATTACATTTCTACATAGTTTAGGCCTAACCTTTGATTTTCCGCTAATGTCCTCTATTTTTTCACAAGTGCTTGAAGCTATGTTTTTGACAACTCCAACCGAAGAAGAATCAActtcaattataaataaaatcaacatcataaattagTACTTCGAAGTTTATAGTTTCatagtataaataaatatgtgtgTATATAACTTACCATATATAGGCATACATACATATCCTCTAAAAAAGAATGTACACACAGATGTAATTATCAGTAGTAGACTCGTACACAAATGATAACCTTAAGttaattgttgggattttaaGGGATAATAGTCTCTTCTtctatttctttatatatttgtaTGAAGTAAATTATTTAGAaagaaatgattttattttagtaataaAATTATACTATAATCCTTTGCATAGATATAACCATTAAGATAATACTTATTCCCCAACAATATCCCATGCTAATTGTAATGGAATTTTAAGGAGATaatgatattttgttatttgtCTTTACATCTTTGTAATTTGTAgaaattatttatattgaacTCAATTAATTTTTTGCAATAACATGGTATCTAGCTAATATTATAAAATCGAACTTAAGATGATAACATTGAGACCTTCAAGTCATGATTAAATGCTTCAACCAAGATTGAACCAGATGACAAATAAATATGTAGAGAAGTAAAAGAGAATTTaacaaaagaatataaaaaaaaaatgtaaaagcaAATGAAAACtagctaaataaataaaatcattatcTATATGTATATTAGTCGATTTAGTCTCTTGTAGTGCCTCAAATATGATGAACTccaatgaaaaatcaaaataaaatcttattgaAATGGTCAACCTAAGCATAAGGCCACACAAACCATAATTATGTATATTTAAGACAACACAAACCATGATTTTTATAGTCtaagatattttcttatattgaGATGACTCATCTTGTCCACAAATCAATCAGAATTTCACCGTAATatgaatgatttatttttaaagatctTTTTTTACACAATGTTTTTAATAGATTTGATGAATTAAGATATAATGACTCTAGGTTGATCAACTTGAGTTTTCTTGCTTATGATTTCCTAACTCTCTGTCACCTATTgagatctctctctctctctctctatcctctctctctctctatctctctctctctctctctctctatatatatatatatatatatatatattgcccCCTACACACACATTTGTTCCTCTTGTTtgaattattagttttttttaaaaaaactaacaaacatTTTAATAACATGATGATCTCGTacaatatattaatttcaattttttgataatACATCTGATaactctacttttttttttattgtactaTCAAgttaaaaccaaatcaaatgaaaaaaaaaaaaatcatattcagTATTTACAGTTTAATAGAAAACTAGAGTcatacaaataaaagaaaaaatgtaacaattaaAGAGAAAGAATCCAATTCATAAATTAAATccaagttaaaaaaattatatgaatgagacataaaatattatataatgagGGATCAAGAATAATTTACCTCCATTAACGAAGCATTGATCGTTATCTTTGCTGTCCATTTTGAAATCAAGATCTTCAAAACCCTAAATAAATTCCATTTCACGatcacaaaaatcaaatttcgTTATTTTGAATGTTAGAAGATCAAGAACTTAGCAAACATGAAATCTATTaaaattttcctaaaaaaaaattaaatctattaAAATCTTTCATAAAACTTCTCGCCACACCCTCAagtatttcaaagaaaaaaattacctacagaatctctgagaagaaatgtttttttttttttttaaagatggaGAAGAAAGGTTTGTaccataaataatattaatttatatgagTGTGATTGACCTCGGTACATACAATATGTCTCTAGAATTTTCCCcaaatgaaatttgaatttcaaaaatcttTTTCCCCAATAACTGATTTCCATAtgtaaatttattgaaaaaatatataaatctatTAACTTTATGtttaaaccaaataaaattatattacatatggaaattaattattattgtttttcagTCAAAGAATTAATAATTCATTaccataaatttattattatatttaactataaatttaataaatttatatattttcccCATATGTAATgtctttatttgatttttgtaaaTATGACCAAACCAACTTAATAGGTTTCCATTACATTTACTTGCaatcaattatatttgtaatcTATTAATGACACATTTGATAGTTAGAATATGATAATGTGATAGATTAAAGCAGATGTATGTAGATATGATAAGATATAGAcaagatatattttttcttatcataTGTTTTATGTGAACAAGATagaaaactaattaatgttacAATATAATGTATTTTGCAATAAgctaataatattataatataaataatttagaacATCAAAGTACCCAAGTTGAAAAACTATTCGTAGTTCTATAATTTGTAGAagtaaaaaactatttaattattgggattttaaatttggatttaattagttctttcaaaaaaaaagtatttaataaGCAAAATTTGTAACACAATTGTTGCAGTATAGCAGATTCCAGATCTACATCACAACATAATATGTAGTAATAACACAATTTGTTTTTCCATCTTCAGTTCCAGATCTTcgattttttttgtacaaagtgtaaaaagaaagcaaaagaataaaacaaaacaaaaaacaaactacTCTCTCAAGAATCCATTGTAGGGATTTCAATAGAggtatttttcaaaattttaacctCTTGGCGGAATAAATTCAAATGAACGGAtattgattaaatcattaatcacaaatcaaacaacaacttGAAAGGATTATGTGTTTACCTCAAAAGGAGAGTGACCACTGGTACTGCTCAATGACAGCACCTCCACTTAGCCCACACGAATAGTTTCCTTCACTCACGGTGTTAGCTTCTTACGAATGAAGGCTTAGAGAGAAGGGGCAGATTTAGGGTTTCAGAAAAGAGTGAATTAGGTTAAGTGTGTATTCTTGCTTCAGCAAAAGGGCTCTAATTATAAAACCACTTGGGTGCTCAACCAGTCAAGCACTATTGAACTTATGTAAGCCCAATAACCCATTTGCTTttcttgctaactaattagCTCCACTTACTAAATGCACCCCCaaaataagtcttacttattttCCTCATTTAACTGTCATTTTGTGTGTACCCTGTAGGTTCTTATAGCgttgacaataatattaaatcttatatttaatattataaacagtgagcggtgtctagcaacacatcactgctatCCAAGTgaaagaatgtcaagtgatttGACGAAACTTTTATGTGATAACGATGTTAtatataattaccatttttccctcatgtctatattgaacacaaggcatagTATGTCACCCTTGTCCAATTCAATATATGTCCCTTAGATATTTCTTCTGTTATGTAGGAGGGCcaaattccatctaggtcactcatgtccctaAGCATGAATCATGGAGCACCCATCAACCGATTTTATAGTCATCCTATTACGGACAACGTTTGTACGGAAACAAAGTACTCGACTCCTAAACCTAGGGTACATATTGGTTTCAGGTTGAAGGGTGGAATACGCCActtatcactatgagaataaCTTATGACATTTACATAACTTTCTACGTAGTATTCTCAtggtgggtcaatccaatataaatattactcttaatatttatatctatgtgaagatttaataactctttatccatgacCCGTGATATGTGTGATCATCAGTCTATATGCTTTAATACTATCCCACTTAACAATAAAGATCGACTATGAATACTTTAAGAATAATGTCATTTAGTTTACTAGGGTTTCACGATTAAGTCGcacttaatgttccattaatCGGACTAACTATTCTCtggatattattatttataaacataacaaaatcaataaataaatgccAAATATAAATATCATGATAAAAAGTCAAATCCAATAAATATAGATTAGTTATTCGGGCTTACTCCAACAATCTCCATTCCTCATAGAATCATACTCTAGAATGGAAATGAGACTAGGAGGAGGATCATGCCAAATGTATAACTTCTTAGAGCCAGGAAATCCTAATTTAACAAACATGACAACACCCTAATTACCTTATTTTAAGGTATGGATTAACTAGACATTCCAATCAAGCTTTAACAAATCTTGGATAGAGAGAATCTCAACCgaataataatgaaattaatattgttttagcAATAAGATTGAGAGCGAGCATGAGATCAAAGTAACATACAATATTCTCAAAATTTTGATTCCTAGCAAACTTTAACCCCGTGAATAATAATTGCAACCAACTCAGTATGAGTATTGTCAGAGTCACAAGGGAAACTGCTAGAAACATCAATCCAATGAGAAATCCCTTTTCTAAAACAGTCCACGAAAACCTGGTCTACCCATATCACTAAAGGTAGCTTTCATCGACGTTAAGTATAATTCAAGTGATATGAGAAGGATTCCACACAACAGAACAAGATATTGAGTTAGAAAGCTTTGTGACCTAAAAGCATTGATCAACCAAATAGGAAAGCTTAAAGATTTCGTAAATTACCATGCCATCGTTAATTGGCTCAAGATCTTGAGAGATAAATAAGGGTCAATTCCATTAGATTTAATCCAAGAAATGACATCTACTTGGGAAAAGAAATTAATATCAGTAAAGCAGACAAAATGCAAAATCTTGGATGCAAATTTTCAGTCTTGTAAGCAATGCAAAATAGTTTTCTCATATTATGAACACACTAGGACCTTTGCATTTAGAAAGATATATATGATACTAGATAACTGAAATAATATAGTTTAAAGAGTAAAATGATTATATATCTTAATCATTAAAACAAGATACAAATATGAGGTTTACATGTAATCATATTCATATGTTTTCAAATTGAATacaaaataataacttttaaatGTAACCTTCAAGAAATAATCCTAGATTCCACATCCTTTATCACATGTTCTTTTGAAAATTGATAAAACTATTTGGGGCAGGATTATGGAAGGTGGGTGGAAACACAAGAAAGAAAGATTTGCATTGTGCAAGAACCGTTCCTAGTATTAAGTAGTGAGTTATTTTCTCCATGTGGATTGTTGTTTAGACTAGTAAATTTACTAAACTcataaattaaaacattaaattgGAGGGAGGGGGGTGGGGGGTAGCGACTTTGGTTTGATTACATTAAGCGAGTTGATGTGATTGCAGAATAATAAAAGGGGGTTGATTCAGAGTTTTAGTGATGATTAAGATTCTTCATCCCTAACCAAATTTTAACCCTAAAGATTGTGGTTAAAATAAGATGTCAATCTTCAACCCTAATCTAAGTTCAGTTCACGGGCTAGGTATGTCACCTCCCAATTGCAAAAAACCAGTAAGTGTAACAACCAGTTTTTCGCtaggattattttatttatttatttattttatatgcgtAACTActtgtttgtgtgtttgatttgggaTTAGTAGATTTTGAGGCGAGAaaggtattttagtcattttttaggttaagggtattttggtcatatgAGGACTAAGGGTAGACTAGTAATCTTTGAATGGatattattttagtattttagtattttagtgAAAATGATAATGTTGTTGATAAATGATGAATTCATGATTTATGTAATAAGAATGTTGTTGGGTATATGTTGTTGATGAGAATTCATGAATTTGAAGATGATAATTGTGAAGTTTTGGAGTTTTTCGTGAAAAATGAGTGTGGTGATGAAAATTTGGTGATGTGATATTATGATCTCgtgttttgatttaatttaatgttattttgatatatgTTAACTGTTTGTGAAGTTTGTACAACGTTTTTGGGTCAATTGGgatcaaaattagggttttgtggAGAATTTTATGGAAGTTCCCGAGATGAACCCAAAAATATAGGTTCCTGTTACTGTCAAACTCGTTGAGCGAGAGTCTGTGTGCCATGGCAAGCTGGTTAGAACAGAACCCATAGTTTTGGACGTTCCGGGCTGTTGGGATTGTTTATGGACATCCCCAAGGGTTTCTTTTCTCAAACGAATGATGAGGTTATGACTTGTTTTCTGTAACAATGAACTTAGAATAACCAAGTAGGATTGATATGAATATGAGACTTGATTTTTGTGAAGAAATGTTAAAATAGTTGACTTTGTGAAAATAGACGAACTTTGTCTAAATGAGAAATTATAACTTGATAACTTGCAAATGGCTTTGTACTCATGATAATATGAGGAAATAAGGATGAATAAATGTTTGATTGTTGTATATTATGTGGGTTATCATGATTGGTAGATTGTCGTCTATTTGTGAATTGTGTTATGAAACGATGATTGTTTCCTTATGGTGataaatgttgatgatgaatctTTTGTTGATCATAACTTGTTGATTGTATGgatgtaaatacttgataatgcaatggtGAATTTGATGAAGATATTATATGATGgtcaaatttaataatatagaATTGGTGATTTGTGCACTGTTGAGTCTTTACTTGAAAGTTCATGCATTTTATAGTCATATCGAGTCTATGGTGAAGAACGTTTTCCGTAAGGAATGACATTGGTTATGGTGAAGAACACTTTCCGTAAGGAATGACGTTGGTTATGGTGAAGATCGAAATCCATAAAGGACTACGTTGGTGGAATCTCGGTAAAATTATCTCTGAATCCAAAacttggtaccacatgcatgtagaggtgtctagaacattgcatgtACTTGAGATTTGTGAAACGTGTCATACTTGACTATGTGATTTGGTGATTATGTGTATAGGTGAAATTTGATGAATGTTGCGAATATGTGGAAACATGAACTTGTATATGtgtgaatcgattcagacaCCTAATTTCAAGCCTGGTGAACTCTGAAGATTGATACGTACTGTAATATCCTGCTTAAATGTTTAGACTGTAATGTCCTTTTAACATG
Above is a genomic segment from Medicago truncatula cultivar Jemalong A17 chromosome 5, MtrunA17r5.0-ANR, whole genome shotgun sequence containing:
- the LOC120580628 gene encoding uncharacterized protein yields the protein MDSKDNDQCFVNGVDSSSVGVVKNIASSTCEKIEDISGKSKDTHGVQPNDSRKKDKDVPEPKSIIGRNICKEFERVKAFGTVKNYMPSMNLFEVFYHNDDRVEYLEPGEVLKNLTNKEDICGPQQVPPIQSSNSSENDILIVALGEASTSNNKRKDISSFTSSNSAVKDIEESKKKGKSKSATNSTNKEAETKYRPWNSKRKNATETEPYEPYQFVGLFICKEYKGKRCIGTVDGYSPKKDNKLRVQYKVDGRIEYMTQIEALYSMAKSEDFSSVQPSLYESYHSKKKINKKKDDKGKGSTPGKKK